From one Flavobacterium kingsejongi genomic stretch:
- a CDS encoding PolC-type DNA polymerase III — protein sequence MLEWLKNITKETPEFWKNYLGKFDKKTERRFVVFSTETTGTDPEKDKVLSIGALAIIDNKIIVKDAFEIQIDPEKNITDITPLSPIGTKVSEPEALKEFVDYIGKAILVGHRINFDIEIINEGLLKLNCGKLKNEALDIEIMYKKWKQLTDERQLSLEELSNAFKMIKSERHSASNDAYTIALLFLRLKSRLDLLN from the coding sequence ATGCTGGAATGGCTTAAAAATATCACTAAAGAAACCCCGGAGTTCTGGAAAAATTACCTTGGTAAATTCGATAAGAAAACCGAGCGTCGCTTTGTGGTATTCAGTACTGAAACTACAGGTACGGATCCTGAAAAAGATAAAGTGCTCTCTATTGGGGCACTGGCAATTATTGATAACAAAATCATTGTAAAAGATGCTTTTGAAATTCAAATTGATCCGGAGAAAAATATTACTGATATTACCCCGCTTTCCCCTATCGGGACAAAAGTATCCGAACCAGAAGCCCTTAAAGAATTTGTTGACTATATTGGTAAAGCCATACTTGTAGGCCATCGGATTAATTTTGATATTGAAATTATCAATGAAGGCCTTTTAAAGCTCAATTGTGGTAAATTAAAAAACGAGGCACTGGATATCGAGATCATGTACAAAAAATGGAAACAACTTACTGATGAGAGGCAACTCTCGCTGGAAGAGCTTTCTAATGCTTTTAAAATGATCAAAAGCGAACGGCATTCTGCGTCAAACGATGCTTATACTATTGCGCTTTTATTCCTGAGGCTCAAATCCCGATTGGACCTGTTGAATTAA
- a CDS encoding VOC family protein: MIQLGYTILYVQDVVKTVEFYENAFAFQRKFIAPDNSYAELISGSTTLSFAAIDLAASNLTAGFITSTLKAKPFGIEIGMVTDDVPTTLAAAITAGATLLETPKTKPWGQIVAYVRDLDGFLIEICTPVG; the protein is encoded by the coding sequence ATGATACAATTAGGCTATACCATACTCTATGTTCAGGATGTCGTAAAGACAGTAGAATTTTATGAGAATGCTTTTGCTTTTCAGCGTAAATTTATTGCTCCGGACAATAGTTATGCCGAATTGATTTCTGGGAGTACAACCCTTTCATTTGCAGCTATTGACTTGGCAGCATCCAATCTTACAGCGGGTTTTATAACAAGCACCTTAAAAGCAAAACCTTTTGGAATTGAAATTGGTATGGTTACAGATGATGTTCCTACAACCCTTGCCGCTGCGATTACTGCGGGTGCGACACTACTGGAAACCCCAAAAACAAAACCATGGGGACAGATTGTTGCTTATGTAAGGGATTTGGATGGCTTCCTGATCGAAATTTGTACCCCTGTAGGATAG
- a CDS encoding patatin-like phospholipase family protein codes for MDALVISGGGSKGAFAGGVAEYLMQHSGKDYDLYVGTSTGSLLIPFLALGDIERIKKIYTTIRQSDIFTVCPFIIKKKNGVVTTRMNHLGIIKQFIKRQKTLGDSTNLRKLIGESFTAEDFAMLQSRGKEIVVTVANLTTQTIEHKSSKDYGYEDYCDWIWASANLIPLMSLVCKNGQEYGDGGFGNLIPVQEAIIRGASAIDVIVLRLEKGVYNNPPLRNALEVFSRTYDFMLNQIGIDDLLIANLQAAGNNVAVHFYYINRLLTTRSYIFDADEMKTWWQEGYEMFQKEACKSHYIESRDTESMD; via the coding sequence ATGGATGCATTAGTTATTTCCGGAGGTGGCAGTAAAGGCGCATTTGCAGGCGGTGTTGCCGAATACCTCATGCAGCATAGCGGCAAAGATTATGATTTATATGTCGGTACTTCCACCGGTAGCCTGTTAATCCCTTTTCTTGCCTTAGGAGATATTGAACGGATTAAAAAAATTTATACGACTATCCGTCAAAGTGATATTTTTACGGTATGCCCTTTTATCATCAAAAAGAAAAATGGTGTAGTTACCACCCGGATGAATCATTTGGGGATTATAAAACAATTTATAAAAAGACAAAAAACCTTAGGAGACAGTACTAATTTACGCAAATTAATCGGGGAAAGCTTTACAGCCGAAGATTTTGCCATGCTGCAATCCAGAGGAAAAGAGATTGTGGTGACAGTCGCTAATCTTACCACTCAGACTATTGAGCACAAATCCTCTAAGGATTATGGTTATGAAGATTATTGTGACTGGATCTGGGCCTCTGCTAACCTGATTCCCTTAATGAGCCTTGTTTGTAAAAACGGACAGGAATATGGTGATGGTGGATTTGGGAACCTGATTCCCGTACAGGAAGCGATTATACGTGGCGCTTCTGCCATAGATGTTATTGTGCTCCGATTGGAAAAAGGGGTTTATAATAATCCACCATTGCGTAATGCCCTCGAAGTTTTCAGCCGAACCTATGATTTTATGCTCAATCAAATTGGGATTGATGACCTGCTTATTGCCAATCTGCAGGCAGCAGGAAATAATGTAGCGGTTCACTTTTATTACATCAACAGACTATTGACCACGCGGTCCTATATTTTTGATGCGGATGAAATGAAAACCTGGTGGCAGGAAGGGTATGAAATGTTTCAGAAAGAAGCCTGTAAAAGCCATTATATCGAATCCAGGGACACCGAAAGTATGGATTAA
- a CDS encoding polysaccharide deacetylase family protein, producing MFRIVLFSFCLILSLSSVAQTNKYPNSSFLAQCYKDPQYLALKEKVSREFAHTPPGQWGEFVKGVDEDLITSQKIIAFTFDACGGKNADGYDSELINYLRKEKIPATLFVTGKWIDANYTTFLELAKDPLFQIENHGLNHRPCSVDGESEYGIHSTKDIPDAFDEIEANAEKIEKITGKRPLFYRSATAYTDEACAKIAKQLGITVISFDVLSGDAVPNTPKKKITDAVLEHVRPGALIIMHFNRPKWNTFEAMQDIVPQLRKSGYTFARLNDFPLKQK from the coding sequence ATGTTTAGAATAGTACTTTTTAGTTTTTGCCTGATCCTATCTCTTTCTTCCGTAGCACAAACCAACAAATACCCGAATAGCAGCTTTTTAGCCCAGTGTTACAAGGATCCGCAATACCTTGCTTTAAAAGAAAAAGTTTCCAGAGAATTTGCCCATACCCCACCCGGCCAATGGGGCGAATTTGTAAAAGGGGTAGATGAGGATTTGATTACGAGCCAAAAGATCATTGCTTTTACTTTTGATGCCTGCGGTGGTAAAAATGCAGATGGTTATGATTCTGAACTCATTAATTACCTGCGTAAAGAAAAAATTCCGGCTACTTTATTTGTGACTGGAAAATGGATTGATGCCAATTATACTACTTTTTTGGAATTAGCGAAAGATCCTTTATTTCAAATTGAAAATCACGGACTGAATCACCGTCCATGTTCAGTTGATGGGGAAAGTGAATATGGTATTCATAGTACAAAAGATATTCCCGATGCTTTTGATGAGATAGAGGCTAATGCCGAAAAAATTGAAAAAATTACGGGCAAACGGCCCCTTTTTTACCGCTCTGCCACTGCTTATACCGATGAAGCCTGTGCTAAAATTGCAAAGCAACTCGGGATTACCGTAATCAGCTTTGATGTGCTTTCGGGTGATGCAGTCCCAAATACACCCAAAAAAAAAATAACGGATGCCGTTTTAGAACATGTACGTCCGGGGGCTTTGATCATCATGCACTTTAACCGTCCAAAATGGAATACTTTTGAAGCCATGCAGGATATTGTACCCCAACTTCGTAAATCGGGTTATACTTTTGCCCGGCTGAATGATTTTCCTTTAAAACAAAAATAG
- a CDS encoding nucleotidyltransferase domain-containing protein, giving the protein MDSHYRIALDQALAWINSNYTATGIIVSGSIIRGNPNKNSDFDIFVIHDGLFRQRVQKLFNKVPCEIFVNNIEHVYRYFESELADNRPVSANIIATGQLYMGNDNQKIVALVDDAKKYILLPKPLTDEQLIFYKYAITNLLEDATDIYTTDKITTLYILDKVVIDIIHFIFYAKQQPLPRLKDRIENLLELDPVIGNLITIYYGEKSVEEKYKLTKQMVIGLTGVTGFFEWSSAPE; this is encoded by the coding sequence ATGGACAGCCACTATAGAATAGCACTTGACCAGGCATTGGCCTGGATAAACTCAAATTATACTGCGACAGGAATAATTGTTAGCGGAAGTATAATTCGTGGCAATCCCAATAAAAATAGCGACTTTGATATCTTTGTTATTCACGACGGCTTATTTAGGCAAAGAGTTCAAAAATTGTTCAATAAAGTACCTTGCGAAATATTCGTAAATAATATTGAACATGTTTACCGCTATTTTGAAAGTGAATTAGCGGATAACAGACCTGTTAGTGCCAATATCATTGCAACAGGACAATTATATATGGGAAACGACAATCAAAAAATAGTTGCCCTTGTTGACGATGCAAAAAAGTACATTTTATTGCCCAAACCCTTAACAGATGAACAACTGATATTTTATAAATACGCTATAACAAATCTGCTTGAAGATGCCACAGATATTTATACCACAGACAAGATAACAACTTTATACATTCTTGACAAAGTAGTAATAGACATAATTCATTTCATTTTTTATGCTAAGCAACAACCCTTACCAAGACTAAAAGACAGAATTGAGAATCTATTAGAATTAGACCCAGTAATAGGAAATTTGATAACGATATATTATGGTGAAAAGAGCGTTGAGGAAAAGTATAAATTGACAAAACAAATGGTTATTGGCTTGACAGGTGTAACAGGTTTTTTTGAATGGAGTTCAGCCCCAGAATAA
- a CDS encoding 5'-methylthioadenosine/adenosylhomocysteine nucleosidase, producing MVQRIIGIMGAMPEETNGIVALLQNPVATTRGRRTYTSGTINGITVVVVFSRWGKVAAATTVTHLILEFNITELIFTGVAGAILDDLNIGDIVIGNQFIQHDMDARPLMAKYEIPLLGVTHFESPEDCINAGFVAANSAIAEKKLHTEIPEADLAQFAITAPKVIIGVIASGDHFFSDTETKTKLLSELPDVVCVEMEGAAVAQVCYEYAIQYTIIRTISDNAESTSDIDFAAFIATIASKYAALIIQKLIL from the coding sequence ATGGTACAAAGAATTATTGGTATTATGGGCGCTATGCCCGAGGAAACGAATGGCATTGTTGCATTACTCCAAAATCCGGTTGCTACTACCCGAGGCCGAAGAACTTATACTTCAGGTACCATTAATGGCATTACGGTCGTTGTTGTTTTTTCACGCTGGGGTAAAGTAGCAGCTGCCACCACTGTAACCCACTTGATCCTGGAATTTAATATTACTGAATTGATTTTTACAGGAGTTGCTGGAGCTATACTCGATGATTTAAATATTGGTGACATCGTCATCGGTAACCAGTTCATACAACATGATATGGATGCACGGCCACTAATGGCAAAGTATGAAATCCCTTTACTGGGCGTTACTCATTTTGAAAGTCCAGAGGATTGTATAAACGCTGGATTTGTTGCAGCAAATTCAGCCATTGCAGAAAAGAAACTACATACTGAAATTCCAGAAGCCGATCTAGCCCAATTTGCAATCACAGCCCCAAAAGTAATTATTGGGGTCATTGCCAGCGGAGATCATTTTTTCTCTGACACGGAGACAAAAACAAAATTACTTTCAGAATTACCCGACGTGGTATGTGTAGAAATGGAAGGCGCAGCGGTAGCTCAGGTATGCTATGAATATGCCATTCAGTATACGATCATACGGACAATTTCAGACAACGCAGAAAGCACTTCAGATATTGACTTCGCCGCTTTTATTGCAACAATAGCGAGCAAATATGCTGCATTAATCATACAAAAATTGATTCTATAA
- the dapB gene encoding 4-hydroxy-tetrahydrodipicolinate reductase, whose translation MGKIKVCVAGATGWAGAALSKGIDSDPELELVGGISRKMAGKNLSELLQLTAHDVPAFGNASDALSTIDCDVFVEFTKPDVAKQNVLIAIEKGINVVIGTSGLTTKDYEEIEALALHKKVSVLAVGNFAITAVLLQKFSEMAAKYIPNFEVIDYADSHKIDTPSGTTLELVDKLSKVQVPTDFVTAKNLIGPIESRGAKVSNVTVHAVRLPSYTIAVETIFGLEEERLTIRHDSGTGAAPYVKGGLLAIKKVGSFTGFKRGLDSIMDL comes from the coding sequence ATGGGAAAGATAAAAGTTTGTGTAGCCGGCGCCACAGGTTGGGCGGGTGCTGCATTGAGTAAAGGAATTGATAGTGATCCGGAATTAGAACTTGTGGGGGGCATCTCCAGAAAGATGGCAGGGAAAAACCTTTCAGAGTTATTGCAACTCACAGCACATGATGTTCCTGCTTTTGGAAATGCATCCGACGCCCTCTCTACCATAGATTGTGACGTTTTTGTAGAGTTTACCAAACCTGACGTGGCAAAACAAAATGTGCTTATCGCAATCGAAAAAGGAATTAATGTAGTTATTGGCACTTCAGGATTAACTACGAAAGATTACGAAGAAATTGAAGCGCTTGCACTACATAAAAAAGTCTCAGTACTGGCAGTCGGGAATTTTGCTATTACAGCCGTATTATTGCAGAAATTTTCAGAAATGGCGGCTAAATACATTCCAAATTTTGAAGTAATTGATTATGCCGATAGCCATAAGATTGATACCCCCAGTGGTACCACACTGGAACTGGTAGACAAACTTTCTAAAGTTCAGGTTCCTACTGATTTTGTAACCGCTAAAAATTTGATAGGCCCAATAGAAAGTAGGGGAGCGAAAGTAAGTAATGTAACAGTTCATGCTGTACGTTTACCCAGCTACACAATCGCTGTGGAAACAATCTTTGGATTGGAAGAGGAACGGCTTACCATCCGCCATGATTCCGGTACTGGAGCAGCTCCTTATGTAAAAGGTGGTTTATTAGCCATCAAAAAAGTGGGGTCGTTTACAGGGTTTAAAAGAGGACTTGATAGTATAATGGATTTATAG
- a CDS encoding AraC family transcriptional regulator: MYSERPNVLVDRIEKEAYVWYEADWVHDTEEHSHQRGQLVYVEKGFQYLHILDRVYLLPQNHAAWIPPHLPHRTTAASPHIHLRTVFYHLTESDSFYQELRIFSVPPVLKEMILYASKWSTRTEYIIEEATFLKAILLELPHFFKHALALNIPVPQQEQLIAVCNYIMEHFDSDSTILDIAEKHNLSLRSLERLFKNETGITVSKYLQLVRIIKGVEFLSSGNYNVSEVAYKVGYKSIQAFSASFYALLQKRPNEFLG; the protein is encoded by the coding sequence ATGTATTCTGAGAGACCTAATGTACTGGTAGACCGTATCGAAAAGGAAGCCTATGTCTGGTATGAGGCGGATTGGGTGCATGATACCGAAGAACATTCGCATCAGCGGGGCCAGTTGGTTTATGTCGAGAAGGGATTCCAGTATTTACACATATTGGATCGTGTTTATTTGCTACCACAGAACCATGCGGCCTGGATTCCTCCCCATTTACCCCACCGGACTACGGCTGCCTCTCCCCATATCCATCTTCGGACAGTATTCTACCATCTTACAGAATCAGACAGTTTTTATCAGGAATTACGGATTTTTTCAGTTCCCCCTGTCCTGAAAGAAATGATTCTTTACGCGTCCAAGTGGAGCACACGTACAGAATATATTATAGAAGAAGCTACATTTTTAAAAGCGATACTATTGGAGTTGCCGCACTTTTTCAAGCACGCACTTGCACTGAATATTCCTGTACCCCAACAGGAACAATTAATAGCAGTATGCAATTATATTATGGAACATTTTGACTCCGATTCCACTATACTAGATATTGCCGAAAAGCATAATTTGTCACTGCGCTCCCTGGAAAGGCTATTTAAAAATGAAACCGGGATAACCGTTTCAAAGTACCTGCAATTGGTCCGAATTATTAAAGGGGTAGAATTCCTGAGTTCCGGTAACTATAATGTTTCAGAAGTAGCCTATAAAGTGGGATACAAAAGTATACAGGCATTTAGTGCCAGCTTTTATGCGCTGCTGCAAAAAAGGCCTAATGAATTTTTAGGGTAA